In the Numida meleagris isolate 19003 breed g44 Domestic line chromosome 5, NumMel1.0, whole genome shotgun sequence genome, one interval contains:
- the STEAP3 gene encoding metalloreductase STEAP3 isoform X1: protein MSGGDMAKPLLGHGSREGDPSVVPAAGRTIGVLGSGDFARSLAIRLVCSGFKVVVGSRNPKRKACLFPSAAEVTFQAEAVKKTDVIFVAVFREHYSTLCDLADVLAGKILVDVSNNTEINHHRESNAEYLASLFPACTVVKGFNVVSAWTLQSGARDGNKQVLLCSNSQEAKRTVAEIAQVMGFTPVDMGCMSSASEIENIPLRLLPAWKIPIFLALGLFLCFFTYNLVRQVIHPYIREQKNKLYKIPIEVVNTTLPCVAYVMLSLVYLPGVLAACLQLYYGTKYRRFPDWLDQWLQHRKQIGLLSFFCAALHAMYSLCLPMRRSHRYQLIETAVKQAMEKKMNIWVEEEVWRMEIYISVGIIALGLLSLLAITSLPSIANSLNWREFSFIQSTLGFIALVISTLHTLTYGWSRAFDENQYKFYLPPTYTLTLLVPCTVILAKVAFSLPCIRHRLLRIRRGWEKGRSTDCLGFMTAPCFLSIWINLSSEL from the exons ATGTCTGGAGGAGACATGGCCAAGCCCCTCCTTGGCCACGGGAGCAGAGAGGGTGACCCCAGCGTGGTGCCTGCAGCTGGCCGCACCATCGGGGTGCTGGGGAGTGGGGATTTTGCACGTTCATTGGCCATCCGCCTGGTGTGCTCCGGCTTCAAGGTGGTGGTGGGCAGCCGCAACCCAAAGCGCAAAGCCTGcctcttcccttctgcagcagaggTCACCTTCCAGGCTGAGGCGGTGAAGAAGACGGATGTCATTTTTGTGGCGGTTTTCAGGGAACATTACTCCACGCTCTGTGACCTGGCTGATGTGCTGGCGGGCAAGATCCTGGTGGATGTCAGTAACAACACCGAAATCAACCACCACAGAGAATCCAACGCCGAATACTTGGCCTCCCTGTTCCCAGCCTGCACTGTGGTCAAGGGCTTTAACGTGGTTTCTGCATGGACGCTGCAGTCTGGTGCCAGGGATGGAAATAAGCAG gttctgctctgctccaaTAGCCAAGAAGCCAAGCGTACTGTTGCAGAAATTGCTCAGGTCATGGGATTCACCCCTGTGGACATGGGCTGCATGTCCTCAGCCAGCGAGATCGAGAACATTCCCCTGCGCCTCTTGCCAGCCTGGAAAATCCCCATCTTTTTGGCTCTGgggctttttctttgctttttcacttaTAATCTGGTGCGGCAGGTCATCCACCCTTATATCAGGGAGCAGAAGAACAAGCTTTATAAGATCCCTATCGAGGTGGTCAACACCACGTTGCCGTGCGTGGCCTACGTCATGCTGTCTCTCGTCTACCTGCCCGGCGTGCTGGCAGCCTGCTTGCAGCTCTACTACGGCACCAAATACAGGCGCTTCCCAGACTGGCTCGAccagtggctgcagcacagaaaacagattggCCTCCTCAGCTTCTTCTGCGCGGCCCTGCACGCCATGTACAGCCTGTGCCTGCCCATGCGCCGCTCCCACCGCTACCAGCTGATTGAGACGGCCGTCAAGCAG GCTATGGAGAAGAAGATGAATATCTGGGTAGAGGAGGAAGTCTGGAGGATGGAGATTTATATCTCTGTTGGAATAATTGCCCTGGGCTTGCTGTCGTTACTTGCCATCACCTCACTTCCATCCATCGCAAACTCTCTCAACTGGAGGGAATTCAGTTTCATCCAG TCCACCCTGGGATTTATTGCCTTGGTCATCAGCACCCTGCACACCCTCACGTACGGCTGGTCGAGGGCTTTCGATGAGAACCAGTACAAGTTCTACCTGCCTCCCACCTACaccctcaccctgctggtcCCATGTACTGTGATCCTAGCAAAAGTTGCCTTCAGTTTGCCCTGTATCCGGCACAGACTCCTGCGAATCAGGAGGGGCTGGGAGAAGGGGAG gaGCACAGATTGTCTGGGCTTTATGACAGCACCCTGCTTCTTGAGCATCTGGATCAACCTAAGCAGTGAGCTTTAG
- the STEAP3 gene encoding metalloreductase STEAP3 isoform X2, with the protein MSGGDMAKPLLGHGSREGDPSVVPAAGRTIGVLGSGDFARSLAIRLVCSGFKVVVGSRNPKRKACLFPSAAEVTFQAEAVKKTDVIFVAVFREHYSTLCDLADVLAGKILVDVSNNTEINHHRESNAEYLASLFPACTVVKGFNVVSAWTLQSGARDGNKQVLLCSNSQEAKRTVAEIAQVMGFTPVDMGCMSSASEIENIPLRLLPAWKIPIFLALGLFLCFFTYNLVRQVIHPYIREQKNKLYKIPIEVVNTTLPCVAYVMLSLVYLPGVLAACLQLYYGTKYRRFPDWLDQWLQHRKQIGLLSFFCAALHAMYSLCLPMRRSHRYQLIETAVKQAMEKKMNIWVEEEVWRMEIYISVGIIALGLLSLLAITSLPSIANSLNWREFSFIQSTLGFIALVISTLHTLTYGWSRAFDENQYKFYLPPTYTLTLLVPCTVILAKVAFSLPCIRHRLLRIRRGWEKGRYVKFVLPSTTGEYSSGETSSNV; encoded by the exons ATGTCTGGAGGAGACATGGCCAAGCCCCTCCTTGGCCACGGGAGCAGAGAGGGTGACCCCAGCGTGGTGCCTGCAGCTGGCCGCACCATCGGGGTGCTGGGGAGTGGGGATTTTGCACGTTCATTGGCCATCCGCCTGGTGTGCTCCGGCTTCAAGGTGGTGGTGGGCAGCCGCAACCCAAAGCGCAAAGCCTGcctcttcccttctgcagcagaggTCACCTTCCAGGCTGAGGCGGTGAAGAAGACGGATGTCATTTTTGTGGCGGTTTTCAGGGAACATTACTCCACGCTCTGTGACCTGGCTGATGTGCTGGCGGGCAAGATCCTGGTGGATGTCAGTAACAACACCGAAATCAACCACCACAGAGAATCCAACGCCGAATACTTGGCCTCCCTGTTCCCAGCCTGCACTGTGGTCAAGGGCTTTAACGTGGTTTCTGCATGGACGCTGCAGTCTGGTGCCAGGGATGGAAATAAGCAG gttctgctctgctccaaTAGCCAAGAAGCCAAGCGTACTGTTGCAGAAATTGCTCAGGTCATGGGATTCACCCCTGTGGACATGGGCTGCATGTCCTCAGCCAGCGAGATCGAGAACATTCCCCTGCGCCTCTTGCCAGCCTGGAAAATCCCCATCTTTTTGGCTCTGgggctttttctttgctttttcacttaTAATCTGGTGCGGCAGGTCATCCACCCTTATATCAGGGAGCAGAAGAACAAGCTTTATAAGATCCCTATCGAGGTGGTCAACACCACGTTGCCGTGCGTGGCCTACGTCATGCTGTCTCTCGTCTACCTGCCCGGCGTGCTGGCAGCCTGCTTGCAGCTCTACTACGGCACCAAATACAGGCGCTTCCCAGACTGGCTCGAccagtggctgcagcacagaaaacagattggCCTCCTCAGCTTCTTCTGCGCGGCCCTGCACGCCATGTACAGCCTGTGCCTGCCCATGCGCCGCTCCCACCGCTACCAGCTGATTGAGACGGCCGTCAAGCAG GCTATGGAGAAGAAGATGAATATCTGGGTAGAGGAGGAAGTCTGGAGGATGGAGATTTATATCTCTGTTGGAATAATTGCCCTGGGCTTGCTGTCGTTACTTGCCATCACCTCACTTCCATCCATCGCAAACTCTCTCAACTGGAGGGAATTCAGTTTCATCCAG TCCACCCTGGGATTTATTGCCTTGGTCATCAGCACCCTGCACACCCTCACGTACGGCTGGTCGAGGGCTTTCGATGAGAACCAGTACAAGTTCTACCTGCCTCCCACCTACaccctcaccctgctggtcCCATGTACTGTGATCCTAGCAAAAGTTGCCTTCAGTTTGCCCTGTATCCGGCACAGACTCCTGCGAATCAGGAGGGGCTGGGAGAAGGGGAGGTACGTCAAGTTTGTGCTGCCCAGCACAACAGGGGAATATTCGAGCGGGGAGACCTCTAGCAACGTCTGA
- the C1QL2 gene encoding complement C1q-like protein 2, which yields GGGSGGGAAAGGEAAGGLSAAFGGPRIAFYVGLKSPHEGYEVLKFDDVVTNLGNHYEPASGKFTCQVRGIYFFTYHILMRGGDGTSMWADLCKNGQVRASAIAQDADQNYDYASNSVVLHLDSGDEVYVKLDGGKAHGGNNNKYSTFSGFLLYPD from the exons ggcggcggcagcggcggaGGGGCGGCTGCGGGCGGCGAGGCGGCGGGCGGGCTGAGCGCTGCCTTCGGGGGGCCGCGCATCGCCTTCTACGTGGGGCTGAAGAGTCCCCACGAGGGCTACGAGGTGCTCAAGTTCGACGACGTGGTGACCAACCTGGGCAATCACTACGAGCCGGCCAGCGGCAAGTTCACCTGTCAGGTGCGCGGCATCTACTTCTTCACCTACCACATCCTCATGCGGGGCGGTGACGGCACCAGCATGTGGGCCGACCTCTGCAAGAACGGGCAG gtgcGGGCCAGCGCCATCGCGCAGGACGCCGACCAGAACTACGACTACGCCAGCAACAGCGTGGTGCTGCACCTGGACTCCGGCGACGAGGTGTACGTCAAGCTGGACGGAGGCAAGGCGCACGGGGGCAACAACAATAAGTACAGCACTTTCTCTGGCTTTCTTTTATACCCCGATTAA